CGCCGTCGAGTTCGCTCACGCGGAGATTCGCAAGATTATCAAAGCGATCGAACAACTCGTCAAGAAAGAGGGCAAATCCAAGCGCCAGTTTCCGGTGGCCAAAGTCGATTCCGATCTCCAGCGGTGGGTCCGCAAGACCTTCGCGAAGGACGTGGCCAAGGCGATGCGGACCGTGGACAAGCAGAAGCGCGAAGCGCTATTCGATGCTTTGACCGTCGAAGAGGCCCTGGGTCGCATCGGCAAAAAAGACGAGAACGTCAAAGCGCTTCTCGAGGAACCGGCGACCGCGCGCGAGTTCAACAAGGCAATCAAGGCGATGGAGGAAGACGAGCTTCGCGCCATGGTCGTCGACGAGAAAATTCGTCCCGATGGGCGCAAACCCAACGAAGTTCGTCCGATCTGGTGCAAGGTGCACTACGTTCCGCGCGTCCACGGCTCGGGAATATTCACGCGCGGTCAAACGCAAGTCTTCACGGCGGCGACGCTCGGTTCGACCAGCGACGCGCAGCGTCTCGACGGCATCGTCGCACTCGAGGACAAGCGGTACATGCACTTCTACAACTTTCCGCCGTACTCGGTCGGCGAGACGCGTCCGATGCGCGGACCGGGGCGGCGCGAAATCGGGCACGGTCATTTGGCCGAACGCGCCCTCGTGCCCGTGCTGCCGCCCAAGGATGAGTTTCCGTACACACTACGACTGATGAGCGAAGTACTGGAATCGAACGGCTCGTCGTCGATGGCCTCTGTCTGTGGATCGACCTTGGCCCTCATGGATGCCGGCGTGCCGATTCGCGGGCACGTCGCCGGTGTCGCGATGGGACTCGTGCTCAAAGGGAACAAGTACACGGTCCTGACCGACATTCAAGGTCTCGAAGATGCGTTGGGTGAGATGGACTTCAAGGTTGCGGGAACCAAGAAGGGGATCACCGCGATCCAGATGGACATCAAAGTTCAGGGCGTCACGATCGAGATCATGCGCGAAGCAATGGAACAGGCACGCGTATCGCGTTACGCGATCATCGACAAGCTCGCCGAAACGATCGAGCATCCGCGCGAACAGCTCTCGCAGTACGCGCCTCGCATGATCGTCGTCAAAATCGATCCGGCGAAGATCAAAGACGTCATCGGCCCCGGCGGCAAGATCATCAACAAGATCATCGCCGACACCGGAGTTGAGAAGATCGATATCGAGGACGATGGAAGAGTCTTCATCACGTCGCTCGATGGCGCTTCCGGTGACAAGGCCCGGGAAATCGTCGAGAACATCACCCGTGAAGTGATGGTCGGCGAAGCGTACACCGGCACGGTCACGCGGATCATCAACATCGGCGCGTTCGTGCAAATTCTTCCCGGCAAGGAGGGGCTCGTCCACATCAGCC
This Candidatus Eremiobacterota bacterium DNA region includes the following protein-coding sequences:
- the pnp gene encoding polyribonucleotide nucleotidyltransferase, whose translation is MTIETGELAKQANGSALVRYGDQNVVLCAVTASEKPREGIDFFPLTCDFEEKMYAAGKIPGGYIKREGRPPEHAVISSRQIDRPIRPLFPDGFRNDVQIVATVLSIDPELDADVLGVCAAGAALALSDIPFEKTVAAVRVGRDEDGNYLCNPTLPQYATGGMDIVIAGTQDAVMMVEGGGNEITEEDFLGAVEFAHAEIRKIIKAIEQLVKKEGKSKRQFPVAKVDSDLQRWVRKTFAKDVAKAMRTVDKQKREALFDALTVEEALGRIGKKDENVKALLEEPATAREFNKAIKAMEEDELRAMVVDEKIRPDGRKPNEVRPIWCKVHYVPRVHGSGIFTRGQTQVFTAATLGSTSDAQRLDGIVALEDKRYMHFYNFPPYSVGETRPMRGPGRREIGHGHLAERALVPVLPPKDEFPYTLRLMSEVLESNGSSSMASVCGSTLALMDAGVPIRGHVAGVAMGLVLKGNKYTVLTDIQGLEDALGEMDFKVAGTKKGITAIQMDIKVQGVTIEIMREAMEQARVSRYAIIDKLAETIEHPREQLSQYAPRMIVVKIDPAKIKDVIGPGGKIINKIIADTGVEKIDIEDDGRVFITSLDGASGDKAREIVENITREVMVGEAYTGTVTRIINIGAFVQILPGKEGLVHISQLAPTRVERVEDVVKLGDEVRVKVMEIDGQGRINLSRKALLGPVSSNGDYASRAPRAPREQPDAGGPPEARVQREAAGAPGAPPTRRRRRPQRRDEE